Sequence from the Cucurbita pepo subsp. pepo cultivar mu-cu-16 chromosome LG02, ASM280686v2, whole genome shotgun sequence genome:
ACGCTTTTATAGACTAAAACAAGCATCAAAACAATGATACAAGAAGCTCAAGCTTGCGGTTGAAAAATGTAAGAGCTTCAAAAGCGGTGGCAAACGGTTCATTTTAGCTAATAAGGACTCTCCAGGTGTGTGATGGATCTTCTTCTCATCCGCTGAAGTTTGGCCATGGAGCTGGAAAGAGAGTGAAATCCCTATCTCGTCGATAGTGTCGATATTGATGATAGTAACGATATCGACTGTGACCTTAACAGTGACAATGGGGAGATGGGATGACCTATTACATACTGCAACAACTTGGCTCGACATGTCTGGATGAATGTACAAAATTGTGCCGAACAAAGAAATATGAACTATTGTGTTTTTTGGTTTACAATTCAAAATTGTGCCGGACAAAGATATTCCAAATGGTCAATCTTGTTTGTCCTTGTGGCGTGCCTCAGCTGCTTTAGAATATTTTCCGAATTGCCTGTCGGTGGTGTTCTCACAATGCCCAAACTTTTCCAAATTGTTATCTATTTAAGATTTAAGATTTTACCGGTTAGATGGACAGTTACCTTAATAGGGTTTGTTTGGTTTAAAGTCTCTAAGAAAATGTTTAGATCGTCAATAGGTCAAAACACNTTCGAATTGCGTGTCGGTGGTGTTCTCACATGCCCAAACTTTTCCAAATTGTTATCTATTTAAGATTTAAGATTTTACCGATTAGATGGACACTTACCTTAATAGGGTTTGTTTGGTTTAGAGTCTCTAAGAAAATGTTTAGATCGTCAATAGGTCAAAACACTGAGAACCTCTATAACGATGAGAAAAGATAGTAATGAGCGGCCTCGTGTTAATAATTGAGAGATCAGTAGAaactgaaaaattaaaatttaatagtagTGCGTAGATAAATATTGTATATTAAtataggctaaattaataaaaatactcttgaagtcagtaatttatctaaaaaaaaatatcttaaattttcaaaattttcaataatatcctcGAACTTAAAANCCGGTGTTAATAATTGAGAGATGAGTAGAaactgaaaaattaaaatttaatactaGTGGGTAGATAAATAttgtatattaattataagctaaattaataaagtaCTCTCGAATTCAGTaatttatctataaaaaataccttaaattttcaaaattttcaataatatcctcgaacttaaaataaaaaatacccttaaacttttaataatatttccaaccgagtttcaaaaataccttttaacttttaaaaatttcattattattctaccgtttaaaaaaaaacacaaaaatcgTCTATCGATACATCtacaaacattttaattttacttcgaaaaatttatcaatatttttgaaacgtgaTACTAacggtaaaaatatttttaaatgtaaaaaaaaaaaaaaaaaNNNNNNNNatttttttttttttttttgaaaacttaaaacatttttttaagttaaaatggtatttaaaaaaaaaaaaaaaactattttgaatgttttcaatataattttgaaataaagtatttttagtaattatatatatatatatatattttaaatttaaggatattttttagattttaaaaaattaaataatattattaaaagttttaaaagtttataaatatttttcaaataaatataaaattttaaggatatttttccaataataaataaataaataaaggagaagCAGCCAGCCAGccactattattattatttatttatttatttattttggtataAAATATGATGGTTGTGCGTTACCACTAACCCAAACTCTANGAAGCAGCCAGCCAGCCAGccactattattattatttatttatatttatttggtatAAAATATGATGGTTGTGGGTTACCACTAACGCAAACCCTAACCTTAtctgataattatttaatatcattaatagAAAATGAGTGGTTGGGTTAGGTGgaaaagcaaagcaaagcaaagcaagCTTGCTTCCATGGCGTCCATNAACCCAAACTCTAACCTTAtctgataattatttaatatcattaatagAAAATGAGTGGTTGGGTTAGGTGGAAAAGcaagcaaagcaaagcaaagcaagCTTGCTTCCATGGCGTCCATATTCCCCAATTTTCAAAACTCCATCACTTCTCACCACTCCCTTCATTAaccctaaatcattttcaaatctctctctctctctctctctctctctctctctctccgtcATTCAGATCCAGAGGTTACCGAGGAAGCCAGGGCGTTGAAAAATGTGTCCCCTGAGATTTATTCTCATATTTCTCTCTGCGACTNAGATCCAGAGGTTACCGAGGAAGCCAGGGCGTTGAAAAATATGTGTCCCCTGAGATTTATTCTCATATTTCTCTCTGCGACTCTTGCCGGCTTCTTCGTTCTCCGTAATCTCAAATCGCAACCTCAAGATTTCGAAGCCGACGATAATTCCGATGCGCATTCCAACGATTTGTCTTCCAATTCTACCTCCTCCAAGGTTCTTCTTctgattctttctcctttttcctttttgtttggttcttcgtttgtttgtttgtttgtttgtttgtctgAATGGAATGATTGTGGATTGTTTGAACAGGTGACTTCGGCTATGCAATCTGGATTCTGGACGGTGGTTGACATGGCCAGTGGCCGCTACTTGTGGAGGCATTTGTTTCCGTCGTCTCAGAAGCGTTCTGATTGATGAGAGATGACGATACGATCGGATTTGCGATTGCGTTGAACCGAGACGAGCCTTGGGGTTTTGTTTGGATTAATTGTATTGTTCAGGTTCGCCATTGTTGTTGGATAGTGCTATGAATCTCTCTTGTATATCTCCGTCGATCAATAATATCTCTCTTCCCACTTCTTCCCCCTTTCctgtaaattttgtaaaacCTCTCTTCTTCGTTAACATCCATGTCTGTACCAAAATAATACAATGTGTTCAGAAATTCCCTATCGAAAAACGCTTCTGGTCTCAATTGATTCCTCTTTTGTTCTTCCGTTTTCTTTATCGAATTTGTTCCGTGAAAGTGAAGTAATGCAGGAAGATCAAGgtcaataaatttgaaatcaaGACTATAAAGCCGATCAGCTTTAGGAATTGAATCGGGAATCGGGATGTGTTTTCGTCGGCCGGCGATAACCAGATCGGAACCCTAAGAGAGATTCGTTtcagatttttaaaactaaatttaaggCAACGCAAAGTTGACTAAAGCCTTCCGGTGAGATCGAGACGGCGAATTTCGATGCGAGACTGACAATGGGATTAAATCAATTAGGGCTAAACGACGAATTCATTAATGTAAGCTAATAAATTCCCTTTCAAGTTGTGCGCCAACGGTCTAATTGTATTATTTGAGcagattttcttcttccagaGAGAGAGACGAGGAAGCGGAAAGAGAAACCGGAGATCTCTGAAGCTACGGCGGTTgcagaggaggaggagaaggaagacgatgaagatgaaggaagcGGCAACGAATCGATTGGCTTCTTTTCATGCTATCTCTTGGCCTCTGTCTGCCCTCGTTTCAAAGGCCATACCTATATCGGGTTCGAATCCTTTCCTTCTTCTCgaacaaattttcttcttctctatgCAATAATGGCTTGAAATCCTCCATTTTCACGATTTCTTGATGCTCGAATCTGTTCCTCTACTCCGATACTTTACTGAAAATTGTTTTACGATCTTTGAATCTGTTCCTCTCTCGCTTTCTGCATAAATTGATTGAGGGAAAACATCAAGAAATATAGGAAATGCGTAAATCAATCTGCAGTGAACTGATGGATTACTGTTTATATTGAATTTCAGATTCACAGTGAACCCTAAACGCAGAATCAGGCAGCAATGGTGAAATTAGATGCGGTGCGTGGCGAACTAAGAGGAAGAGACCATGGGAGATGATGTTGTGCATCTATGGCTTTCCCACTCAAGTCTCTGCTCTTCAGGTTACATTTCCAGGCTTTGAGCTATACATCTTTTTATATATCTCGATTGCCTTCTAGGATAAACATTTTAGGGATTTTTGGCATACAGATTACCAAACCATGCTAGGATTTCTGTCTTGACTAACTTTCCAGCAATGCTAGAATTTGATGTTCTAAGTATGGATGCAGTTTGAATGGGCCTGGCAGCATCCGAATGAGTCGTTGGCTGTAAGAACTGTTGCTGCAActttcaaatctctctctggcGTTGCCAACAAAGTTAAACTTGCATACACAATGCTCACACTTCCAGCTTGGTGTAGGTATGAACAAACGTATATAAATCTGTCGAAATTGTTGGAAGCTTTGTTATTGAagtaaatgtgagatcccacgatGGTTGGAGAATGGAACGAATCATTactggtgtggaaacctctctctagtagaagcgttttaaaatcgtgagattgacggcgatacgtaacgggccaaagcgggcaatatctactagcggtgggcttgacctgttacaaatggtgttaCAGCCATATACCAGGTGACGTGCCaccaaggatgttgggccctcaaggagggtggattgtgagatcccatattggttggagaggggaacgaatcatttcttataagggtgtggaaacctctccctaataaactcgttttaaaaccgtgagactgacaacaatacgtaactAATTTAGTTTCCTTTGTCTGTCAATCTCTCTATTCACTTTTCTTCCTTGATCTGTGCAGTTTGAATGTCACTGTAAACTAAATCTCGACAAAGTACATGAAGAACGCGGCCAGTTGCCCGAGTTTGCCCGAGCATATGAAGGTCCAAGTTTCTCTCATCAATGAGCTTCCATGCTATTGTCAAGGAGATCAAGGTGAGCTTGAAAACAAAGAACTTGAAGAAATGTGTCATTTCCAAGTATATGGATCGATGAAAGTCGAAAGTCGAAATTCCTCGAAAGTCGATGGATTACCAGACAGCAGGTACACATGGAATACTTAATGAACTGCGTGTTTGCGAAAAAGAACTCAAGGGCAATGAACGAGTGTCGCCTCATTCATATACTCCTTATAATGATGCAGATATGTCTTATGACCTACATGGATGTGGTAAAGAACTCGAGTCTCCTCCGTGTTCTCCATCTTATATCGTTGCAGGTATGTCTGGGGCCGAAATGATCATCGAAGACGAGGAAGACCGACTAGAAGGTATTGGTATGAACTTGCAGCAACAACAACCTGATAGAAGGAGGAATTTAACATCATCTACTGAAATGACCAATTCTCCTACGTTTATCCAATTGTAGAACAAATGGATGGATTTGGATTCTGCTTGGAATTATAACTCACAATAGATATGTGAGCTTTATTGCATATATTTCACATACCAAACTATGGCTTAAATTATTGGGTCCGGGAAATAAGaccaaaaaaagacaatatcgaACCAATATTGAAGAAGAACCGGACTACTgagaaaaagaggagaatTGGGCCCTGATTGGCTTTGTGGGCTCACAACTCGCGTGATCCTTGTTAACCTAGAAGAAATGTCAACACGTGACAATGTCGAATCAATATTGAAGAAGAACCGGACTACCAAGAAAACAAGAGACGAGGAGAATTGAGCCCTGATCGGCTTTGTGTGTCCACAACTCGTGTGATCCTAATTCGGTCcatttttaacctaatttgcCAACATCGAACCAATATTGAAGAACCCGACTACCAAAAAAGAACTCGTGTGATCCTAGTTTAGTTCGTTTTTAATCTAATTCATAAAGGAATGGATGAAAAATCTTAATGGGTCATAAAAATACCCTTCTTCAATCTCCAGAAAGTAAACCATTGTTACACTTAAATTTAATACAAGTAACGGAGCTAATGTGACAATTACAAACCCCTCATAACCAGTGTatagtttttcattcttttaagaAGAACCGGACTACtgagaaaaaagagaagaattggACCCTGCTTTGTGGGCTCACAACTCATGTGATCCTTTTTAACCTAGAAGAAATGTCAAGATGTGACAATGTCGAATCAATATTGAAGAAGAACCGGACTACCAAGAAAACAAGAGACGAGGAGAACTGGGCCGTGATTGGCTTTGTGTACCCACAACTCGTGTGATCCTAGTTTTGTCcatttttaacctaattaaagaaggaatataaaaaaaaaaaaaacgtcaatACATACCAATATTGAAGAAGAACCCGACTACTTTGATCGGTCTATGTGCCCACAACTCGTGTGATCCTAGTTTAGTccatttttaatctaaatgGATGAAAAATCTTAAATGGGTCATAAAAATACTCTTCTTCAATCTCGAGACAATCTCGAGACAGTAAACCATTGCTACACTTAAATTTAATACAAGTATCGAACCTAGTGTGACAATTACAAACCCCTCACAACCGGTGTatagtttttcattcttttaccGGTCAACTTTTCTCTTCAAACAAACTTTCCCGTAGAAAACAAGGCTCATACCCGATCCAATCCGATCCGATCCAATCTTCGTCCACTAAAACTTCATCTCCCAACAAGACAGGAAAACAGgaaaaccacaaaaaaaacaaacctttTTTCCTCGTACTGTCATCAACATTAGTGGCAGAAAACCAATCATCATATTTAGCCACGGATGGTTCAATCATGCCATTACTCTTTCCCCCCAAAAACAAGGCAAAGGCAATAATAGCATTATTGAACAATTCTCAGCTACCCTCTGCAATATCAATGGCTTAAATGGATACTcaaccaacaacaacaatggcAGCTCCACAAtgatttctttccatttttgacGACTACCCATTAGAAACAGGTACATTTTCTCACATGGGTTCACCTCaaaatctcttctttttacctctttcttctttgatcGTGTAAATATTATGCTACAAATGACAAACATTTGAAGTTGCAGATCATCATCGcttcaaaatcaagaacaatgtCAACAAATTCAGGGGATTTTGGTGGCAAATTTGGGAAAATGAGGCTTAAAAGCCTCAAAACAAGGGATGATATATTAACANcttcaaaatcaagaacaatgtCAACAAATTCAGGGGATTTTGGAGGCAAATTTGGGAAAATGAGGCTTAAAAGCCTCAAAACAAGGGATGATATATTAACGGTGGATGAAGATTACCACACAGGAGTATCAGCCACAGTGCCATTCATATGGGAGTCCGAGCCAGGCACTCCCAAGGCCAATTTCAGGGACCATGGCTCACTCCTTTCACCTCTCACACCCCCACCATCCTATTTCTCCTCACCCTCACACACACCCTCCAAGCATAAATATAACACCAACCCACATTCCTCTCGAGCCAATTTCCTCACCTCGGTTTTCAAGAAGCTTTCTATGAATAAGGCTCCTCTCCATCCGCTCTCTCCCGgctcgtcgtcgtcgtcgacGACTTCGTCTACGACACTGACAAGCTctgagggagagagaggaagaagccCGAGGAGATTGTCGTTTGATTCGAGAGTGGACGAGAACGAGCACGAGGacgaagaagaggaagaggagaatTTTGACTCGCCTGTTTCGACTTTGTTCTTTGGACGTGGCGGAGGATCGAGTGATAAAGGATGCTATTGCTATCCAAAGTTGGTGAAGGTATTCTCCAAGCATTGTTCCAAATGAAATGTGATATCATTTCATGGTGTTGTTATATACAGAGATTAATGTAATGTATGAGTTGTTGTAGTTTACTCTCTCTTAATGAGAAGAGCTTCATGTTGTTCacaatgttcttgttttttctaaagaaaaatgCATACGTGCACATATTCTCTCATTTTAACgatgttttacttttttcgTTGAAAAATACGCTCGGTTCCTCTCGACTTTGCATCATCAAGTCGACGTTTTTCTATTAATCCGACCCAAATTGTATTAGTCAATTAATACATGATTGATCTATCTCTTGCCCTAAGCTTTCTTCGATTAGCTTCGTATTTCAAGAGTTCGTTGAGTTTCTTGTGGATCAACGTTACTAGCATTCATTGCATCGGTTACTAAAATTAGTAACCTTGGTAGGAGCTCGATCACGCCAATATCAATCCATTTTAGTCTATTTATTCCAAGACGATGATTCGAAAGGTGACTAAGAAGAGAATAGCATTAAGAAAGAGAGCAAAAGGGGTGACAGGATGAATAGCTCGGTTTATGAGGCAAAAAGGGTGAGAGTTGAAAAGTCGCCGAGCAGCGTCGAATGGTCAACCTAGGATTGGTATAGttgaaaattcatttttttatatgttaatttgacttttaaaatgtttgagatattttcttaaaaacttagatatttaaattacaCGTGACATGTATGTAACAACGgtcgaaataaaatattatttcgtTTATTGAacgatattaaaaaaaacacatatgtcacataaaagaaaatacgaacAGGAACAGGAACACGATGGATCATATATCAATCAGGAAATGAGAGTGGAGAGCGATTTCAATTGGGTCTTCCGCAGACTTTTCTAATCTCGCCGTTGGACCCAGTGAGGGGTTGGATGTGAGCCATCTTAATCATGGCTCGAACGAAGTCTCGATTGAAGGCCTCACTGTCTCGGCTGTACTTTTTAACTAGAGAGTCAGTGGAGCCGCCAGAAAACAGCACCTGGTCGGAATGTAGCAGACCTTTCTTCTTAATAAGGTTGTCGAAGTATTTGTTGTCGAAATCCATGGGCGTTTGGATGTCGAATGGAGCAAGATTGTCGATACCTATGCGTTGTTCTTTGGGACACTGTCGCTGTCTCTTCTTTGCAAATCCAGTGTCGATATTGCTCTTCTTGTATATGCGGGTTTTGAATTGACTGCATCTCGCTAGTCCAATAGTGTGACCTCCTGtaacatgtttaaaaaatatctataaaattttaaaatattttaataatactcttTTTAAAAcgaatgaatttttatttatttagaaaagaGAGCAACCTGAGAGGGCAACCATGTCGGTGGTAGAAAGGCCTTGTTTTTTAAACGTAGAGATTAGAACGGAGAGATTGGAGTTTGGTGAAGGAAGCAATCCGCTATTGGCATCAGAAAAGCTTGCTGTTTTCGAGTCTCTTCGCCCGAGTTTAACATTCCAAAACGGCCCTCCAAGCTGTATAATCATAACAATAATTAACACTAACTCAACTCGACAAGACCTGAAAGAACATACCAATGCAACGGAATCCCGAGCAGCAATAGTCAAGATATCAGCACACGACACTACGCCAGGACACGACTTCTCAACTCTAGACTTGATTTTATCGATCACATTGAAACTTCTAAGCGAGTTTTTGTTGGGATTTGCATTTTGCTCGCCTATGAATGACCCGTGATCGTCTAGCAATACTGATGCATCGCATCCCTGATAATCATTACTCAACTCAAAAGTTTAAGCGGGCGATCGGGTTATGAACAAAAGTTTGATAATATATGTGGAAAGAGTGAAAACGAACTTACGTTGACGAAACAGTCGTGGAAGTGGAGACGGAGGAGAGAAGCTCCGATGCGTCGTTCCTTTGAGATTTGATGTTTAAGGATGGATTTGACGATGGGGAAGAGGTTAGGACAGCTGGTGTGGTAGAACTTTTTGGAGAGATGAGAGGAGGAGCTGCCGGCGGCTGCCGTGCCGGAAACCGCCGTGAAAAGCAAGGCCGcgaatattataatattcatCTTGTTTATAATTATCAGACAAGGCCTATgcagctatatatatataatatatatatatatatatattaactgaacattttttttttatttgcaaatttattattttattattaaaaagataatccattttttttttttcttttaactt
This genomic interval carries:
- the LOC111789199 gene encoding uncharacterized protein LOC111789199 gives rise to the protein MCPLRFILIFLSATLAGFFVLRNLKSQPQDFEADDNSDAHSNDLSSNSTSSKVTSAMQSGFWTVVDMASGRYLWRHLFPSSQKRSD
- the LOC111789030 gene encoding peroxidase P7-like yields the protein MNIIIFAALLFTAVSGTAAAGSSSSHLSKKFYHTSCPNLFPIVKSILKHQISKERRIGASLLRLHFHDCFVNGCDASVLLDDHGSFIGEQNANPNKNSLRSFNVIDKIKSRVEKSCPGVVSCADILTIAARDSVALLGGPFWNVKLGRRDSKTASFSDANSGLLPSPNSNLSVLISTFKKQGLSTTDMVALSGGHTIGLARCSQFKTRIYKKSNIDTGFAKKRQRQCPKEQRIGIDNLAPFDIQTPMDFDNKYFDNLIKKKGLLHSDQVLFSGGSTDSLVKKYSRDSEAFNRDFVRAMIKMAHIQPLTGSNGEIRKVCGRPN